In Dromiciops gliroides isolate mDroGli1 chromosome 4, mDroGli1.pri, whole genome shotgun sequence, one DNA window encodes the following:
- the CDK5R1 gene encoding cyclin-dependent kinase 5 activator 1: protein MGTVLSLSPSYRKATLFEDGSATVGHYTAVQNSKNAKDKSLKRHSIISVLPWKRIVAVSAKKKNSKKVQPNSSYQNNITHLNNENLKKSLSCANLSTFAQPQPTQPPAPSANQLSGSQTAVSSVKKAPHPNSTAPGTPKRVIVQASTSELLRCLGEFLCRRCYRLKHLSPTDPVLWLRSVDRSLLLQGWQDQGFITPANVVFLYMLCRDVISSEVATDHELQAVLLTCLYLSYSYMGNEISYPLKPFLVESCKEAFWDRCLSIINLMSPKMLQINADPHYFTQVFADLKNECSQEDKNRLLIGLDR, encoded by the coding sequence ATGGGCACGGTCCTGTCCCTGTCCCCCAGCTACCGGAAGGCTACGCTCTTTGAGGATGGCTCGGCCACCGTGGGCCATTACACCGCTGTGCAAAACAGCAAAAACGCCAAGGACAAGAGCTTGAAAAGACACTCCATCATCTCCGTCCTGCCCTGGAAGAGGATCGTGGCCGTATCAGCCAAGAAGAAAAACTCCAAGAAGGTCCAGCCCAACAGCAGTTACCAGAACAACATCACCCACCTGAACAATGAGAACCTGAAGAAGTCGCTCTCCTGTGCCAACCTGTCCACGTTTGCGCAGCCCCAGCCCACCCAGCCTCCGGCCCCCAGTGCCAACCAGCTGTCTGGTTCCCAGACCGCTGTGTCCTCTGTCAAGAaggccccccaccccaactccacgGCTCCCGGGACACCCAAGCGGGTCATCGTCCAGGCCTCCACCAGCGAACTCCTGCGGTGCTTGGGGGAGTTCCTGTGCCGGAGATGCTATCGCCTGAAGCACCTGTCCCCCACGGACCCCGTGCTCTGGTTGCGAAGCGTTGACCGTTCGCTGCTCCTTCAAGGCTGGCAGGACCAGGGCTTCATCACGCCGGCCAACGTGGTCTTCCTGTACATGCTCTGCAGGGACGTCATTTCCTCCGAGGTGGCCACAGACCACGAGCTTCAGGCCGTCCTGCTGACCTGTCTGTACCTCTCCTACTCCTACATGGGCAATGAGATCTCCTACCCGCTCAAGCCCTTCCTGGTGGAGAGCTGTAAGGAGGCATTTTGGGACCGCTGCCTCTCCATTATCAATCTCATGAGCCCCAAGATGCTCCAGATTAATGCTGACCCCCACTACTTCACTCAGGTGTTTGCCGACCTGAAGAACGAGTGCAGTCAGGAGGACAAGAATCGGCTCCTTATTGGGCTCGACCGGTGA
- the LOC122755279 gene encoding hapless 2-like — protein MRQQLPRELRRRRGAGRRGGARGAGPGRGRGRVPLLPPPPPPPPPPPRRRLLRLRLRLRLRLRLPPPGLRLSPRLPSGGCERGQRPRPRRRLPRRNEAGPAAGRPARGQGARPRQGAGLRERGGGGGGDGGGGLRGTARDGEGRGRSRRLQNLGQKLEPKPGAPRVSAAPRAPPHPRTPRHRCRRCPRCPRCGGRAGHRGSGPGCALRRAGAEPAPRRSRAAPPLPPPPPPLLQSRGPRSRSEGGRFSSVSSPSLSPHPQSRGA, from the exons ATGCGGCAGCAGCTGCCGCGGGAGCTGCGACGGCGGCGAGGGGCGGGGAGACGGGGCGGAGCTCGGGGGGCGGGCCCGGGGCGGGGCCGGGGCCGCGTGCCGTTGCTGCCAccgcctccgccgccgccgccgccgccgccgcgg AGGCGCctgctccggctccggctccggctccggcttcGGCTCCGGCTCCCGCCCCCCGGCCTCCGGCTCTCGCCCCGGCTTCCGAGCGGCGGCTGCGAGCGCGGACAGCGGCCACGGCCACGGCGGCGGCTTCCCCGGCGGAACGAGGCAGGCCCGGCGGCTGGCCGGCCGGCGCGTGGGCAGGGCGCGCGGCCCCGACAGGGCGCTGGGCTCCGGgagcgcggcggcggcggcggcggggacgGCGGCGGGGGGCTGCGGGGGACGGCGCGGGACGGCGAGGGGCGGGGCCGGAGCCGCCGGCTGCAGAACCTTGGACAGAAGCTTGAGCCCAAGCCCGGAGCCCCGCGCGTCTCCGCGGCCCCCCGCGCGCCCCCGCACCCCCGCACCCCGCGCCACCGTTGCCGCCGCTGCCCCCGCTGCCCCCGCTGCGGCGGGCGGGCGGGCCACAGAGGGAGCGGCCCCGGGTGCGCACTGCGGAGGGCGGGAGCCGAGCCAGCTCCGAGGAGGAGCCGCGCTGCGCCGccactgccgccgccgccgccaccgctgCTGCAGTCGCGGGGGCCGCGCTCCCG ATCTGAAGGGGGCCGCTTTTCATCGGTGTCCAGCCCCTCCCTgagtccccacccccaatccaggGGCGCCTAA